The Nocardioides sp. S-1144 genome includes a region encoding these proteins:
- a CDS encoding PTS mannitol transporter subunit IICBA — MATSTTHTASSAGLRVRVQKFGTAMSNMIMPNIPALIAWGFLTALFIPDGWLPNADLATIVGPAIHYLLPVIIAATGGRMVYGDRGAVVGAFAVMGAIAGSDLLIAEINADDLAAWLADGKAEADFSPLGQIHMFLGAMILGPLSAWVMKQLDALWDGKVKAGFEMLVNQFSAGITAFVMAIVGFFAVARVVNAITDVASNIVETLVNNNLLPLTSVFIEPAKVFFLNNAINHGALTPLGIQEVSENGKSVLFLLEANPGPGLGILLAFTFFGKGLARASAPGAALIHFFGGIHEIYFPYVLMKPKLILAVVAGGATGVAVNVAFDTGLRAPASPGSIIAVFAQTAKGSYFGVALSVLASAAVTFAIASLLLKTDRAEDDGDLAAATARMEATKGRKSSVASMLTGSGTGPINSIVFACDAGMGSSAMGASVLRKKIRAAGFADVSVVNKAISNLTDDIDLVVTHQDLTARAEQRTPSAQHVSVENFMNSPRYDEIVELVKQRNDAATPAAAAPAEADAPVSADSLLPEGSLVLDAPSESRDEAITRAGALLVASGAADQAYADAMHTREASVSTYMGNLLAIPHGTNDAKSGVSRTAITFVRYAEPVDWKGKEVTFVIGIASAGNEHLKLLAKIAEIFVDPDQVARLEAAGTESEVRAILGALQPA; from the coding sequence ATGGCGACCAGCACCACGCACACGGCGAGCTCAGCCGGGCTCCGCGTCCGCGTCCAGAAGTTCGGCACCGCGATGTCGAACATGATCATGCCCAACATCCCGGCGCTCATCGCCTGGGGTTTCCTCACCGCACTCTTCATCCCGGACGGCTGGCTGCCGAACGCCGACCTGGCCACCATCGTCGGGCCGGCGATCCACTACCTGCTCCCGGTCATCATCGCCGCCACCGGCGGCCGGATGGTCTACGGCGACCGGGGCGCCGTCGTCGGCGCCTTCGCCGTGATGGGCGCGATCGCGGGCTCCGACCTGCTGATCGCCGAGATCAACGCCGACGACCTGGCCGCGTGGCTCGCCGACGGCAAGGCCGAGGCCGACTTCTCCCCGCTCGGCCAGATCCACATGTTCCTCGGCGCGATGATCCTCGGCCCGCTGTCGGCCTGGGTCATGAAGCAGCTCGACGCGCTGTGGGACGGCAAGGTCAAGGCGGGCTTCGAGATGCTCGTCAACCAGTTCTCGGCCGGCATCACCGCGTTCGTCATGGCGATCGTCGGCTTCTTCGCCGTCGCCCGCGTCGTCAACGCGATCACCGACGTCGCCAGCAACATCGTCGAGACGCTGGTCAACAACAACCTGCTGCCGCTCACCTCGGTGTTCATCGAGCCGGCCAAGGTCTTCTTCCTCAACAACGCGATCAACCACGGCGCGCTCACCCCGCTCGGCATCCAGGAGGTCAGCGAGAACGGCAAGTCGGTGCTGTTCCTCCTCGAGGCCAACCCCGGTCCGGGCCTCGGCATCCTGCTGGCGTTCACGTTCTTCGGCAAGGGCCTCGCGCGGGCCTCGGCCCCCGGCGCGGCGCTGATCCACTTCTTCGGCGGCATCCACGAGATCTACTTCCCCTACGTGCTGATGAAGCCCAAGCTGATCCTGGCCGTCGTCGCCGGCGGCGCCACCGGCGTCGCGGTCAACGTCGCCTTCGACACCGGCCTGCGGGCCCCGGCCTCGCCGGGCTCGATCATCGCGGTGTTCGCGCAGACCGCGAAGGGCTCCTACTTCGGTGTCGCGCTCTCGGTGCTCGCCTCGGCCGCGGTGACCTTCGCGATCGCCTCGCTGCTGCTCAAGACCGACCGCGCCGAGGACGACGGCGACCTCGCCGCCGCCACCGCCCGGATGGAGGCCACCAAGGGCAGGAAGTCCTCGGTCGCCTCGATGCTGACCGGCTCGGGCACCGGCCCGATCAACAGCATCGTCTTCGCCTGCGACGCGGGCATGGGCTCCTCGGCGATGGGCGCCTCGGTGCTCCGCAAGAAGATCCGTGCCGCGGGCTTCGCCGACGTCTCGGTCGTCAACAAGGCGATCTCGAACCTCACCGACGACATCGACCTCGTCGTGACCCACCAGGACCTGACGGCGCGCGCCGAGCAGCGCACGCCCTCGGCCCAGCACGTGTCGGTGGAGAACTTCATGAACAGCCCGCGCTACGACGAGATCGTCGAGCTGGTCAAGCAGCGCAACGACGCCGCGACCCCGGCCGCCGCCGCGCCGGCCGAGGCGGACGCCCCGGTCTCGGCCGACTCCCTGCTCCCCGAGGGCTCGCTGGTGCTGGACGCGCCCTCGGAGTCACGCGACGAGGCGATCACCCGCGCCGGTGCCCTGCTCGTCGCCTCGGGGGCGGCCGACCAGGCCTACGCCGACGCGATGCACACCCGTGAGGCCTCGGTGTCGACCTACATGGGCAACCTGCTGGCGATCCCGCACGGCACCAACGACGCCAAGAGCGGCGTCAGCCGGACCGCGATCACCTTCGTCCGCTACGCCGAGCCCGTCGACTGGAAGGGCAAGGAGGTCACGTTCGTCATCGGCATCGCCTCCGCCGGCAACGAGCACCTCAAGCTGCTCGCGAAGATCGCCGAGATCTTCGTCGACCCCGACCAGGTCGCCCGCCTCGAGGCGGCCGGCACCGAGTCCGAGGTCCGCGCGATCCTCGGCGCCCTGCAGCCGGCCTGA